The proteins below come from a single Balaenoptera acutorostrata chromosome 2, mBalAcu1.1, whole genome shotgun sequence genomic window:
- the STARD4 gene encoding stAR-related lipid transfer protein 4 isoform X1 has product MAEPASGRVWTSQGKQMEDLPDAAVLATRLKNTLIQYHSLEDDKWRVAKKMKDVTVWRKPSEEFNGYLFKAQGVIDDVVNSVIDHIRPGPCRLDWDSLMTSLDILEYFEENCCVMRYTTAGQLWNIISPREFVDFSYTVDYKEGLLSCGISLDWSEKRSEFVRGYNHPCGWFCVPLKDSPNRSLLTGYIQTDLRGMIPQSAVDTAMASTLINFYGDLQKALQKA; this is encoded by the exons GGGAAACAAATGGAAGACCTGCCTGATGCAGCTGTTTTGGCGACTAGACTTAAAAACACTCTCATCCAGTACCACAGCCTTGAAGATGACAAGTGGCGAGTtgctaagaaaatg aaagatGTAACAGTTTGGAGGAAACCTTCAGAAGAATTTAATGGATATCT CTTCAAAGCCCAAGGTGTTATAGACGATGTCGTCAATAGTGTAATAGACCATATACGCCCAGGTCCCTGTCGCTTGGATTGGGACAGCTTAATGACCTCATTGGATATTTTGGAGTACTTTGAAGAG AATTGCTGTGTGATGCGTTATACTACTGCTGGTCAGCTTTGGAATATAATTTCCCCAAGAGAGTTTGTTGACTTCTCCTATACTGTGGACTATAAAGAAGGGCTTTTATCCTGTG GGATAAGCCTTGACTGGAGTGAAAAGAGATCAGAATTTGTTCGCGGATATAACCATCCCTGTGGTTGGTTTTGTGTTCCTCTTAAAGACAGTCCAAACCGGAGTCTTTTGACAGGCTATATTCAGACGGATCTGCGTGGAATGATTCCCCAGTCTGCAGTAGATACAGCCATGGCAAGCACTTTAATCAACTTCTATGGTGATTTACAAAAAGCCTTACAAAAGGCATAA
- the STARD4 gene encoding stAR-related lipid transfer protein 4 isoform X2, with translation MEDLPDAAVLATRLKNTLIQYHSLEDDKWRVAKKMKDVTVWRKPSEEFNGYLFKAQGVIDDVVNSVIDHIRPGPCRLDWDSLMTSLDILEYFEENCCVMRYTTAGQLWNIISPREFVDFSYTVDYKEGLLSCGISLDWSEKRSEFVRGYNHPCGWFCVPLKDSPNRSLLTGYIQTDLRGMIPQSAVDTAMASTLINFYGDLQKALQKA, from the exons ATGGAAGACCTGCCTGATGCAGCTGTTTTGGCGACTAGACTTAAAAACACTCTCATCCAGTACCACAGCCTTGAAGATGACAAGTGGCGAGTtgctaagaaaatg aaagatGTAACAGTTTGGAGGAAACCTTCAGAAGAATTTAATGGATATCT CTTCAAAGCCCAAGGTGTTATAGACGATGTCGTCAATAGTGTAATAGACCATATACGCCCAGGTCCCTGTCGCTTGGATTGGGACAGCTTAATGACCTCATTGGATATTTTGGAGTACTTTGAAGAG AATTGCTGTGTGATGCGTTATACTACTGCTGGTCAGCTTTGGAATATAATTTCCCCAAGAGAGTTTGTTGACTTCTCCTATACTGTGGACTATAAAGAAGGGCTTTTATCCTGTG GGATAAGCCTTGACTGGAGTGAAAAGAGATCAGAATTTGTTCGCGGATATAACCATCCCTGTGGTTGGTTTTGTGTTCCTCTTAAAGACAGTCCAAACCGGAGTCTTTTGACAGGCTATATTCAGACGGATCTGCGTGGAATGATTCCCCAGTCTGCAGTAGATACAGCCATGGCAAGCACTTTAATCAACTTCTATGGTGATTTACAAAAAGCCTTACAAAAGGCATAA